The segment GATCAGTTTAAACATCGTCTTAAAACTCATTTTTTCCACATTGTTATTAGATGCTTCATcttttcctcctcctccttctccttctccttctccttctccttctccttctccttctccttctccttctccttctccttctccttctccttctccttctccttctccttctccttctccttctccttctccttctccttctccttctccttctccttctccttctccttctccttctccttctccttctccttctccttctccttctccttctccttctccttctccttctccttctccttctccttctccttctccttctccttctccttcttcttctccttctccttcttctgaATCTGAGTATTATTATTTCAACGGCCAATCTTAAAACTGACCGAAACTTCTATATCGAGCAGACTTTTAGTGAGTAAATATACAATGTACCCGTATTCTATCGCAGTTACTATGTACTTATACTCGCCCACATGAATTTGTACTTCAAGTCTGTCCGTTAGTGAGAATTTCTCGTGGTTTCTTTATTCAGGTGCAAAACGACTAATTCTCTTTTAAATAAACAACCATGGCTAGTCAAGAAAATCAACGCCCTCTTCGGGTCTTCATGTGGATCGTTCCACGAACAAATAGCACAGTTTTCACCAAGTGTATGTACTTCGTGGACAAGGTCGAAGTATGGATGGAACCTTACATGGCTTGTAACATGAATGATACCTTCTACAACCCTGAGTGGGGAAAAGGAGTTCCAGCTGTTGAGAAATTAAGGACCACAATGAAAGAGTTTATGGACAAACCAGAATACGAAGAATTAATAAAACAGGAACTTGAAAAAGTCGAGAAATACCCAAACGTTTGGCCACAAGAGCAGTTCAGGTATAATAATGATGTGTCAACAGTAGAACATATGATTcagttttatattattaatttaagcTATACTATACATAATACTAAAATATACTGGAAAGTGTTCTATCAATACGTGATCGATAGTTGATATTTGAGAAATTGACAATTACAGGTAAGATAAATTTAAGGTTtgttttagtatatatatatatatatgaacttaGATGCCTGGTACGTTTTCGTTAAAGGATTCGCGAGGCGTGATcagttgtatgtgtgtgttacCACAATGACATTTAATTTGTTGATTTCCTATTCCAAACTTGCATTCAATTAGTAACTTGTTTTGTTCTATACTGTAATTTGTAACTGATAATGACAATCTATACCGCGCGGTTGATAAATCTACCTACCctcttattttctttccttttctatttttttgtttttttgtttttgttgaaccgattaaacagatatgcttggcTGAAGGATCAGCTTGAAGTAGATCCAGATGACAAGCAGTTGGTCTTTATAAAAGATCAGTCTTGTGCGATCTACGATCACATGGAATATCTTCCGGATGTTCCAACACGACACGTATTTCTGATCAGACACCCGAGGAATGTCTACCCATCATTGAAACAACTTTTCACCAACAACACCGAATTCATGCAACTTCCCTGGGATGAGACGAACCTGATTGAACAAGTGCCATCTATGCCCATTAAGGATCACTTTAAGATCCATCGAGATCTGTGGAAGACAATCAAAAACAAATTGGACCCAGACGTCATCGTTATCGATGGACATGATCTGGCCAGCAGGCCTGAAGTAATACTTCCAAAGTTCTTTACTGAGTTAGGGATTCCTTACAAAGAATCTTACTTGAAGTGGGAAGCTGATCCGGAACTTGTGTATTCATCATGGAGAGGTACAGGCCAGTTGATATTTACAACTTCCAAGACCAAAGCTACTTCACGAGCTGTTGAGTCTACCCACTTTGTACCCCCAAAGGTACCCCGTGGCAGCTTCACGGCGGATTGGAAACTGACAGATGAGTTGCAGGAGTGTATAGATTATTCGATGCCATTTTATGAAGAAATGTATGAACAAAGGTTACAATAATCgagcaaaaaggaaaataactaTGTTTTTAATAGATAAAATGGACGCTTATAACCAATTACATTTCTTCTTCTGCTTTCTTTTCTATCCGTGCAAATTTAACTTCGAAGGCCCGACTATACAGTGACATTAAAAAAACCTACATGTATGCTAAAACCGCCACAACGTTTGAATGATTTAAACGCacacttttgaaaagtttgtggAATATCCATTTGTATGCAGGTCCTTATCATTTTTAACTGATTAACTGTGTCCTCATAAACTGCCAACTAAATAACCTTCATTGAAGTTTAGTATAACTTCAGGCGGTGCtcgtttctttcttattttgtagAAGAAAAGGCTAcctgttaggggtatatgccctCGCCTGGCCTCGcctaaaattagcaaggtacatgtacagagtagtcttacttttcaacttctgatacttgtagatacaaagataggccagaaatgtctttgttacaactatagccagtaattgtctttgatacaactgtagctagtaaatgttgatcgaaaaggctgttttggaacatggaacgccgatcgtgacaacaacagggttttacaaaccccccagatggccggaaacggcccttccctagtgttcatatatatatatatatataatatatatatatgtataatatatatgaaattgtataatatgtataattggatgatcttttatGGGCTTACTGGCTCAACTTTTTTGATTGGAGCTTGCATGTCATATTTTTGGTGTTGCATATATTACACACCAAAATTACCAATACAAATGTTTTAACCATACGAGCCAATTCAACATTAGTGACatattaattcaattaaatatcTGGCATTGATCAAATTAGAGTAAGTTAGGATATACCAGAAGTTTGATGCCTTTTGCAGGGTGGTGCTGAAGCCCGgcccccttgcatcgagactgtgactgtgatCATTGTCGTGATGTGTGTATGACGGTTCCCCTAGAAGAGGAAGATAATGATACGTtttagaaaagtcacccaggaaagtaTGTGGACAAGATAAAGGAAACAAACGAACGGCTGAGCCGTTGTGAACCCCAGCCCCTTGCATAGAGACTGTGATCATCGTTAGGTGTGTATTGCGGTTGGGAATATAATGGTACACATGATCTTAGGCAGAATCCCGAGAAACGTTGCCATATAGAATCTCAACCGAAATGCCATGATTTTGTTGTTATTCAGCTAAGAAAGAAGCATTCAGCTACTACGTGTGAATGTCCAGTTAGCAGCTGTTGGCGTGAAGGCAGTTTGGCTGTCATTAAGATTACAGAAGGAAAGGTGGAAATGTATTTCAGATATTGTGAAAGTTCAGTAAGCACAGTTGGTGGAAATGTTGCTATTGGCGTTAAGGCAGCTTAGCTGTCCGCAAAACGACGAAAGGAAACATGGAAAGGTATTTCCGGAATTGTGAAAGCCTATTTATCAGAGTTGGTGGAAATGTTGCTATTGGCGTTAAGGCGGTTAAGCTGTCCGCAAGCTGACTAAAGGAACGTGGAAATGTATTTCCTGAATTGTGAAAGCCCATTTATAGGAGTTGGTGGAAATGTTGCTATTGGCGTTAAGGCAGTTGTTGTTGTGTGCGTGAATAGAGTGATAAGAAACAAATAGGACTGGAAACATGTGCAGATTGGATCGAAATATTGCCGTAACGAAAGACGTAGCACGTTGTTGATTGGGTGACTGAGAAGGCGTTACCGAACATGAGAGAGTACTTAAACAGAGACGAGAGGGAGGAGGGCGAGAGGGAGGAGGGCGAGAGGGGGGGggacgagagggggaggaggaggaccAAACATTttgaacacgatatctcaagaagggacgCTTGGACCATTCTCATctttagtatgtagttggttTTACTCAACTATCCTCTTCGTGCCTTGTGGCACATAAGGCCATCACGCTCTGTTTCCACTTGTCCCTGCCTCGTGCACTTTCCCTTGCCTCATTCCAAGTCTTCCACCCGCcttgctttctttctctttccacTGTCCTCCTCCACGTTGTTTTTGGTCTGCCAACTTTCCGCTTCCCTTCTGGCCGCCATGTCAGGGCAATCGTACAATGGTGATCATTTGGTTTCCTTAAAACATTACCAATCCAattccatcttcttcttttgACTTCTTGACTTATTCTTGCAGTTTGAATGTATTTATTGAGCTCATCCATTGAAATGATATTGGGCCAGAATATTTGTATTGCCTTCTTCAAACACTGGTATTGGAAGGAATCCAGTCTTTTCCACGTTTCGCAACCATAAAGAAGTACTGGTCTTACCAAAGTTTTGTATAGCttgattttggtttttcttccGTACTGTTTGGATCTCCATATCTTGTTCAATTTAGTAAATGCAACTCTTGCCTTGTTAATTCTGCTATTCATttccctctctccacctccatcTTTGCTTACTATTGCTACTAAGTATGCAAATTCATTCACATCATCTATGTCATCCtcttctattttaactgcaTCCCTCTTCTTGTTATTCATTCTCATGATCTTTGTCTTccttttgtttactttaagtCCAACTCTTCTCGCAAGACCAGTTatactgtttgttttcttttgcatttgagAATGGCTGGAAGATAGGAGCGCGATGTCATCTGCAAAGTCTAGATCTTCAAGCTTAGACATCATCTGCCACCTGATCCCTGTGTTGTTGTCTTTGGTAGTCTCTCTCATCATCCAGTCAATCACAAGAAGAAACAGAAATCCGGACATTACGCATCCTTGCTTTACCCCCGTCTTTACTTGGAACCACCCTGTTACTTCGCCGTCATCTAACACTGCACACACACTGTCTGAATACATTAGTTTGACTATGTTGATGATTTTCCCTGGTATGCCGTATTGCCTCATGATCTCCCACAAACTGTCCCGGTGAATCGAATCAAAAGCCTTTTCAAAGTCGATGAAATTTATGTATAATGAAGATTGCCACTCAGTGGATTGTTCAATAATATTTCTCAGTATGAAGATCTGTTCAGTTGTGCTCTTTCCTTGACGAAATCCTGCTTGTTCTGGTCTGAGTTTCTTGTCAATGCCTATTTTAATCCTGTCAATTAAAATTCTTCCCAGTATCTTGCTTGCAATAGGCAGCAATGCTATCCCTCGCCAGATATCTCAAGCAGGGACGCTTGGACCATTctaatatttagtatgtagttggttTTAGTGGAGATCAATTGTTTTTTGGGGTCCCCAGGGgtcaattgtgaaaaccttgtaaacacgatatctcaagaagataACCTTGCACCAGTCTTATATTAAGTATGTGGTTGTGACACGTTCAAttcaagatccctattgttttttgttgaggtcaaaggtcatttggggttacttgtagtcaaattgtgaaaaccttgtaaacacgatatcttaaGAAGGGAAGCAAGTATATCGTTGTAATACTcgttaagtacaagaagcctattgttgttgttttgtgtggaagttaaaggtcatttggagttaCCAGAgatcaaattgtggaaaccgtgatatatatgtatcttcCACTGTTCATCCCATTATATAACATGTGCACTACCACTCATAAGAGTAGGAGAGACTGTTGGCATTTGAAAattagcttatgggcatccgtagaatttGAATTCTTAAGCCGAACAAAGTGCTACTAGGTTATCTTTGTCGGTAACTGAATACAACGTTGTATATACAAGCATTGCGCCTATGCACCGTACCCAAGTGAACATACAACGTGGCTATTGGATCGGAGTGAACGATATCGTTGCGAATCAAGGTATTATATCTTTCCTTCCGTTGTTAACGTTTTCCTTGGTATTTTGCAATTGTCGAGATCCATCATAGagcatttgtaaataaaaatagTGGTTCCGGCCATTTACATTCGGCTTCATAAGCAGTCGTCTAGTGCCATGacgtcatcgaaacctcaatgcattttgcattctggttttcttTGTTAAGTTTTTTCTCATTTTACATTGCGCACATTTTGTTGGTTCAGTATGAGTGACTAAAGTTGGGGCTTTGATAATCAACAAACTTTTTAAGTGCGAATGTGTGCCTGTGGGTGTGTCTGTGCGTGTTTCATGATGTGTGTCACAATGAACGCGCGTATGCAGCAGACTTAATTATTACCTAATTAATAAATACCACAGGCTGATTGTTCTTTCCAACAATTTGCCTCCTTTGAAGCGAAATGCTTGCGGACAAAATATGTCTTAAATGTGTTGCATGCTTCAGACAGAAGATAGATTGCAGTTATATATAAATCTAAAATAATTACTTGTGTAGCATGTAACATCAGATATGTTCCCATAAAGTTGCTAACCTAGATAGGCTATCAAGTCAGTATAACCCCTGCAGACACAGGATTGACATAGACAGGGGAGGTCACTCATTCACTACATTCCGACAAGTATTTATGATTTTACTATACCAGCCCTGACAAATCAATCGTCCAATCAGTGAGATGTTTCATTGTCTAATTGAATATACCTCGATTATTTGGTAAATACTATCTTCGACGGTCAAAACTTCTACAAAAAGTCTTCTCAACAAGTTTGGTAAGTTAAAGCATGGAGCTAttcggtaatagctccatggttatagCAATACGGTTTGGCGGACCGGGACCTTTTAGCCCTATAGCGCAACAGGGGTATAAAATATACGTTATGGATCATTGTAATCATAATACAAGCGGCGGGTACAGTCTGTGATAATATTAGCAAACATAGACGCAGCTTCAATCAGATTGAAGGGTGTTGGTTCGTCCATACATGGAGCTATttcggtaatagctccatggtccaTATTAATAAACTTAATCGCTATGTATACACTTCAAACCGCAAAGCTGATTGgtcatatttgttttgccaaaaagaaagaaaatgaaggaGGAAGCACACACCTGAAAGACTATTCATAATGATGAAGCAAAAAGGTTCAAAGACCATTTGTAAGAAACCAGTGATGTATCAATGCCATCGGCGTATAACGAATATCTTCGGACCGGGATACCAAGGATTAAATGAGGCTCCTTAAACGGGTAACCATTCGCTGAGTCGGGCTTTTCTCTTCTTCGTCCTCTTCTTACCATGGGTCCCTTGTGAGTGAGGATAGTTTAATTAATCTAGTGTTAGCCAATTATTTACCACTTCAACAGTATAGAATGAATcatacaagaaaagttttggaAACACAAGTACTGAATTCGTCGTTTTCTTTTAAGGCTCGTGAACCTTAAGGTTCCGGAAACaggggtccccctcccccaccgcaCCCTTCTCAATCCTCTGGCGTTATAAGCCGTTGATACATATCGTTTTAGGGAGTCACTGAAGGTTGGCGGGTGGGAGAGAAAGGGTATTAGTTAATGGTTGCATATATGATAATATCACGAGAGACGTGTTAATAATCGAGATTAGAACGTTACTCGTGTAGTTGTTGTCGGATTCTGTCTCTTCGTGTCAACTTTGGACCATCAAGTGTTTTACCAATATTTACGTTATACTATTTATTAACCAAGATTGTAAACAAAGTGTCACCATTTGGATTTGTCATATGATATTACTATCTAGCCCTGTGTCGGAGTTTGACTTTGTGCCTGTATTAGTGTCAGTTATAGATTGATATCTTATTAGCATGAGATGGCAGTGTTAGTTAATACTCTAAGAATCCTTTATTATTTCTAAGGCTGAGGAATACagggtcccccccccctccaccctcatGCAACAGAGAAACCACGGATGGTAGCAAAAAATGGTTATGATTGTATTATCTGAACAATgttctttttcaatatttgagttGATGTCTCAGCTGCTATGTCACCTTTGATCCAAATGATCTTTGTTAATAGATTATTTGATTAGTGAGTCAATATACGATGTACCCGTATTCTATCGTAGTtacatgtactcatactcaccCACATAAATTTGTACTTCAAGTCTGTCCGTTAGTGATAGTTTCTCGTGGTTTCTTTATTCAGGTGCAAAACGACTAATTCTCTTTTAAATAGACAACCATGGCTAGTCAAGAAAATCAACGCCCTCTTCGGGTCTTCATGTGGATCGTTCCACGAACAAACAGCACAGTTTTCACCAAGTGTATGTCCTTCGTGGACAAGGTCGAAGTATGGATGGAACCTTACATGGCTTGTAACATGAATGATACCTTCTACAACCCTGAGTGGGGAAAAGGAGTTCCAGCTGTTGAGAAATTAAGGACCACAATGAAAGAGTTTATGGACAAACCAGAATACCAAGAATTAATGAAACAGGAACTTGAAAAAGTCGAGAAATACCCAAACGTTTGGCCACAAGAGCAGTTCAGGTATAATAACGATGTGTCAACAGTAGAACATATGATTcagttttatattattaatttaagcTATACTATACATAATACTAAAATATACTGGAAAGTGTTCAATCAATACGTGATCAATAGTTGATATTTGGGAAAGTGACAATTACAGGTAAGATAAATTTAAGGTTtgttttagtatatatataattttatatatatgaacTTAGATGCCTGGTACGGTTTCGTTAAAGGATTCGCGACGCGTGATCAGTTGTATGTGTTTGTTACCACAATGACATTTAATTTGTTGATTTCCTATTCCAAACTTGCATTCAATTAGTAACTTGTTTTGTTCTATACTGTAATTTGTAACTGATAATGACAATCTATACCGCGCGGTTGATAAATCTACCTACCctcttattttctttccttttctattttttttttttttttttttttgttaaaccgattaaacagatatgcttggcTGAAGGATCAGCTTGAAGTAGATCCAGATGACAAGCAGTTGGTCTTTATAAAAGATCAGTCTTGTGCGATCTACGATCACATGGAATATCTTCCGGATGTTCCAACACGACACGTATTTCTGATCAGACACCCGAGGAATGTCTACCCATCATTGAAACAAATTTTCACCAACAACACCGAATTCACGCAACTTCCCTGGGATGAGACGAACCTGATTGAAGAATTGCCATCTATGCCCATTAAGGATCACTTTAAGATCCATCGAGATCTGTGgaagaaaatcaaaaacaaattggACCCAGACGTCATCGTTATCGATGGACATGATCTGGCCAGCAGACCTGAAGTAATACTTCCAAAGTTCTTTACTGAGTTAGGTATTCCTTACAAAGAATCTTACTTGAAGTGGGAAGCTGATCCGGAACTTGTGTATTCATCATGGAGAGGTACAGGCCAGTTGATATTTACAACTTCCAAGACCAAAGCTACTTCACGAGCTGTTGAGTCTACCCACTTTGTACCCCCAAAGGTACCCCGTGGCAGCTTCACGGCGGATTGGAAACTGACAGATGAGTTGCAGGAGTGTATAGATTATTCGATGCCATTTTATGAAGAAATGTATGAACAAAGGTTACAATAATCGAGCAAAGAGGAAAATAactatgtttttaattgataaAATGGACGCTTATAACCAATTACATTTCCATTTCTGCTTTCTAATCTATCCGTGAAAATTTCACTTTGAAGGCCAGACTACAGTGACATAAAAAAAACCTACATGTATGCTAAAACCGCCACAACGTTTGAATTTAAACGCacacttttgaaaagtttgtggAATATCCATTTGTATGCAGGTCTTTATCATTTTCAACTGATTAACTGTATATGTCCTCATAAACTGCCAACTAAATAACCTTCATTGAAGTTTAGTATAACTTCAGGCGGTGCtcgtttctttcttattttttagcCCCTTAAAACACGTGAAATTAAtagtaatataaatatttatgaaagcaaattgtaagaaaaaaaGGCTACCTGTTAGGGGTTTAAGCCATCGCCTGGTCGCATATTTGTTCCTTCAAGTCCAAGCAGGTTCGAGTGAGCATTAAAACGTGTAGATTACTtccataagggacgaattagacgctcatttcggggataatttgttaatatgtataatgatttgtaaataaatacactagggaaaccatttccacggtcaatacgtagctataaccgatctgctatagggaatgcaatgattacgtcatctatccctcgtgtcgaagctatacagtCGCCATAGGGGAGTgttttacgtgtagatgatgtctcaaGGCTACTTGTGCCAAttaatagctattaccgatctgctataggcaattgcaatgattacgtcatctaaccctcgtgtcgaagctatacagtCGCCATAGGGGAATGTTTTatgtgtagatgatgtctcaaggctacgtgttaggggtatatgccctCGTCTGGTCGtaattttgttccttcaagcccaagcaggctcgagtgagcattgtTACGTGTAACTTGCGTAACTCACTCTTTTACCCTTGTTTTTTTAGCTTCCATCAGAGCTTCATTCTTTTCGTTAAGTAAATCTTCAAGTTCCTTTGTGACCCACGGCTTATAAAAGGATTCAGATAGATCTTGTAGGTCTGAAGAGGGATGATTGTATCGACACAGAAGTTAACATAGTTAGTGACAATGTCCGTCGCCTCGTCAAGTGAATTAGCTGATGAGAACAATAGATCCCAGTCGGTGGTATCCAGGGTGGCTCGCAGCTCATCagttgcttttttttatttgttaaatataaataaaactaagGAACTAGTGTTTGATTTTAGGAAAGGCAATATTGTCCATGATCATGTCATAATCGATGGCAAAGTAGTTGAGAGGGTAGAAAGCTACAAGTACCTGGGAACGtatattgataataaacttAATTGGAATGTTCACACAAAAGCTGTTAAGGGTAAAGCCTGCCAACGACTTTATTTActtagaaaattaaaacaatgcagaGTTAATTAtaccatgtatgtatgtatgtatgtatatgtgatcttcccgcaagcaggaactcgcgaaagaagccatggaggcttatagactcgcaagctgaccgaagccaatctctcggcacacatccatttaacgtccatgtcgggaagttgttattgaacaacacccttgccagacgacacacattgctgtcggcggggaatcgaaccggggatctcatgactgggagacaccggcgttaaccactaggctatacactccgccatcATGAAATTATTCTACCAGTCAATCATCCAAAGTGTCATAACGTCTAGTATTATATGTTTCTTTGGCAGTATGCCGAAGAAGTACAGGGCAGAGCTGGAACGTGTTCGGAAGTTAGCTGTCTGATGAAGaaactaaataatataaaagaagatCACACACACCCTTTTCATagtcttatcatgttcaacagaTCCGGGATACGATTGCAGGTGCCCAATACTAAAACATCCAGGTTCCGTAATTCTTTCTTACCTGAGGCAATACACTTGTTTAACTCGCGTGCAAAGCGATTTGGCCACAGTGTGTGATCTGTCACTTGCAGCCCTCTGTGCTGcttctgttactgttctggttctgcttatttagttttattcttgTAGTTGTTCACTTatagtttgtttattgtatgattgtgtttgtattcactactgttttatgtttactgtcgacggGAAGTAATTTCCGTTTTCTGAAATGAACAATAaagtttctatctatctatctatatacgctgtgaatgtcggaaaagtacaacgtcgagtgtctagacaaagtaccagcataaaaatactgcaattttcatttgatttcatttagCCCCTCCAACAATGTGAAGAGATAATCTGGGAATGTCGGTAATCAAGTAATACGAGTGTCGATACAAAATGCCAGCAAAAAATACTTTGctttaaattgatttattgaaacattaaataatgtctggatatgttttgaatgtcggcaatcaagtaaaacgagtgacagtaatattactagagACAAAAgttttcgtcccgatcgaacaccaattgcgcttattatatgacctatacttttactagtgtagttgtgaagatgcgatcttatcactgcctgtactttgtgaatgctctacacaatatatatggcggatgc is part of the Apostichopus japonicus isolate 1M-3 chromosome 11, ASM3797524v1, whole genome shotgun sequence genome and harbors:
- the LOC139975573 gene encoding uncharacterized protein isoform X1 — encoded protein: MRLLKRTTMASQENQRPLRVFMWIVPRTNSTVFTKCMSFVDKVEVWMEPYMACNMNDTFYNPEWGKGVPAVEKLRTTMKEFMDKPEYQELMKQELEKVEKYPNVWPQEQFRYAWLKDQLEVDPDDKQLVFIKDQSCAIYDHMEYLPDVPTRHVFLIRHPRNVYPSLKQIFTNNTEFTQLPWDETNLIEELPSMPIKDHFKIHRDLWKKIKNKLDPDVIVIDGHDLASRPEVILPKFFTELGIPYKESYLKWEADPELVYSSWRGTGQLIFTTSKTKATSRAVESTHFVPPKVPRGSFTADWKLTDELQECIDYSMPFYEEMYEQRLQ
- the LOC139975573 gene encoding uncharacterized protein isoform X2, whose protein sequence is MASQENQRPLRVFMWIVPRTNSTVFTKCMSFVDKVEVWMEPYMACNMNDTFYNPEWGKGVPAVEKLRTTMKEFMDKPEYQELMKQELEKVEKYPNVWPQEQFRYAWLKDQLEVDPDDKQLVFIKDQSCAIYDHMEYLPDVPTRHVFLIRHPRNVYPSLKQIFTNNTEFTQLPWDETNLIEELPSMPIKDHFKIHRDLWKKIKNKLDPDVIVIDGHDLASRPEVILPKFFTELGIPYKESYLKWEADPELVYSSWRGTGQLIFTTSKTKATSRAVESTHFVPPKVPRGSFTADWKLTDELQECIDYSMPFYEEMYEQRLQ